Sequence from the Pradoshia eiseniae genome:
ACGCCCCTTTCAATTGCCTCCGCTGCCTTAAGTGCCGATAAACTGCCTTTGAATGAGTCCGGTGCAATAACAATTTTCACTGTATGCTTCACCTCATCTCTTCTAATATATGTTCATTCTTGATTCTATAGATTTCATTAGAGCATAGGGAAACAGACACTGCCTACACTTGGAAGCGAATAAAAACATTTAAGAAAATCTAATAGATTTTTCTTTTATGATAAAAGTAAGCAATCCTAGTAAACCAAGTGAAAGCTGGATTATGCTGGCGATCAAAAATTGCCCTGTAGGCAAGTACCATTCACCCAAAAGTACTCTTGATAAAATGGTACAAAAGAAGAACAAAGCGCCCATCATTATCGTAATCAGAAATACCTTAGTATCCTTCTTAACAATCCCATAAACAAAAGCAAAGAGATTCCCGAAACCAAAAACAAGTATCCCAAATAAAGCAAGACTTCCCCAGCTAGTAAATGGTAGTTTCCCAATCCACTCTTGCGGCCACGGACCGAAAGCGCCCCTTCCTAAAAACATAAGTCCGCCTACATAAAAAGCCCCTAATGACAATAATAAATGATATAGAATTGACACGCTTTTTACAGACATTTCCACACTCCCTTCTACCTTTAGTACCAACACCTAAATCGGCAAATTCCTTTATCTAGATAATATTCTATTCTTCATTATTGATTTCCTGCTTCTTGAGATACCGTGACCTTATGGTTTAAGATTAGGCCATAATATGGGACTCTCCATAGACAGCACAATATAATTTACTATTATAATGACTATTATCAATGGAACTTAAAGAAGATGACCCCTGTTCAATTTAGGGATCATCTTCTCATAGCTTAGTCTCTTTATAAATGATATGAGAGTACCAGTTTAATTACGGGCATCTCTTTCTTACACAGTCTTCTTTCTTGTCAAAATCACATACAGAATCATCGCTATCAATACCGAAATTCCCGCGGTTGCATATATGCTGCCATACCCGAAGGAGTGCGCTATCTGCCCGAATGAAATGGCTCCTATTCCTATTCCAAGGTCGAAGAAGGAATAGAAAGTTGCATTGGCCATTCCCTTCCTGTTCGCTGGTGCCTGATCAATCGCCCAAGCTTGCAAGGCCGGCTGGACACTGCCAAAACCAAATCCATAAAGGAAAGCAGCGATTAACAGTCCGGCAGTTCCCGGCAGCCAAGACAAAAGAAACATAGCAATGACCATTAGTAATGTGCCTGGGAGAAAAACAGCCTTATGTCCTTTGCGGTCATACAGCTGTCCGGCAAAGGTACGGGTCAGCATGACAGAAACAGCATAGACGAGAAAATAATACTGTATTCCTTCCACACCCTTCTGCGCTGTATAGAGCGGCAGGAAAGTGGCGATTCCTCCAAAAGTAAATGTAATGAAGAAGGCCAAAATAGAAGGCTTCAACGAACTTATCTCATATAAATCCCAAAATTTACGGGATGAGGATACCTTCTTGACCTCTCCTTTTTTGAAATGAATTTGGGATGCGGCCAAAAGAGCCAATGCCGGCAAAATCGCACAAATCAGGAAGAATTGATTAAAGGGAATCAAGACCACAAGCGCTAGCCCGATAGAAGGACCAATCGCCATCGCTAAATTCCCCGACAATCCGAAGTAGCCGAGACCTTCCCCTCTTCTTGTGGATGGCACGACATCAGAAGCTACCGTACCGGATGCTGTCGTTAAGCATCCCCACCCAAATCCTTGCATGATCCTCATGATGAAAAGCAAGGCGATGCTCGCTAAAAATCCGAACGTGCCCACTGTCAAAATTATGACAATCAAGCCGCCAATATAGACCAGGCGACGCCCTCTTGTTTCAAGGGCTTGGCCGGCAAATGGCCGAATCAAAAGGGCTGAAAAAGTAAATATTCCGACTACGAAACCAATCAATTGATCGCTTCCGCCGAGCTCCTTCACAAAAAGAGAAATTGTCGGCAGCGTCATTTGAAAACCCAAAAAAATCAGGAAATTCGCGATACAAATTAGGATGAAATCACGCGTCCATATTTTCTCCTTTACAGCGTTTTGACTGACACCATGTTGAACTTGTTCACTCATTTTATTCCTTCTCTCTTATTCTTTTGCCCTTTCTATAATATCGAAATGTCTTATATCCATTCTATATTAGTTTCAGGTAATGCTGTTATTTATTTGACTGGAATGGCACAAATCATTGAGAGGATGTTTGCTTCATGCTTTCCTTCACCCGTTCTGGGTGAGAATATACATTGAAGCTGCTTCCCCTGATAAAACCAATTGCCGTGATATTCAAATCATTTGCCAGCTCAATGGCAAGGTCTGTTGGTGCCGATTTAGACAGGATAATCCCCACTCCAATCTTCGCTGCCTTCAAAAGAACCTCAGAAGAAATGCGCCCGCTAAAGGCGATTACACCATCACGCACCGGAATATGATGAATGAGACAATACCCAAGCAGCTTATCAAGGGCATTATGGCGGCCTATATCGCTTCTTGCCACAATCAGGTCAGAACCAAGGAATAGCGCTGCATTGTGGACACCGCCAGTTCCCTTGAACAAGGTACTTCCGTCTTGAAGCTCTGTCATCATCCTTATACATTCTTTAGGCGAGATCGTCACCTTCGAATAGGACGTTTTCGCTGTTTTCACATCTACTTGATAATAAAACTGACGGCTCTTGCCGCAGCAGGAGCCAATGAATCTTTTCCCTGTCTCCCTTTGACTGAAGGGCGCTTTATTATGAAGCGTCACGTAACAAAAGTCCTTCCCCTCATCTATATGAAAGTCCAGAATATCAGCCCTTGAGCGAATGATGCCCTCTGAAGCTAAAAAACCGAGAAGAAGCTCATCTAGATGGCTGGGTGTGCAAACCATAGTGGCAAATTCTTCGCCATTCACATGAATCGTGAAAGGAAACTCCACAGCTATCTCGTCCACTTTCTCTTCTAGTTTTCCATCCATATATTTTGTTATTGTTTGCTTCCTTATTACATTCTCATCCATATCACTCACCTACCATTTCCTGTCTATACCCTTGCTTTGAGTAAAAATAACATATTTAGACACATATTCCATAAATGGTGTTTCACCCTCTATAAATAGGGTAGAGATTTCTAAGTATGTTTACTATGGGGTAATATTATTTTTTAACCGAAAGGGGTTTGGCAATTTGAGCAATAATCAAGTCAAAATCAACGGAGTTGACGTGGAGCTGAAGGCTGAGCAAACGGTTTTGCAATTGCTCTCAGACAGTTCAATCGAGATTCCAAGCGTCTGTTATCATCCAAGCTTAGGACCGATTGAAACCTGTGACACATGCATTGTCAATGTAAATGGCGAATTGGTGCGCTCCTGTTCAACAAATGTCAAACCTGGAGATGTCATTGACACCACATCGAAAGAGGTAAAAAAAGCCCAGGTAATCGGGATGGACCGAATTCTTCATAAGCATGAACTATATTGTACAGTCTGTGATTACAATAACGGGGGTTGCGAAGTACATAATACTGTTAAGGAAATGAAAATCAATCATCAAAGCACCCCCTTTGAGCCAAAGCCTTACCAAGAGGACAATTCCCATCCTTACTATCGTTATGACCCGGATCAATGTATCCTGTGCGGCCGCTGTGTTGAAGCCTGCCAGGATGTGCAAGTAACAGAAACGCTCAGCATCGACTGGGAACGGGATAAACCGCGCGTTATTTGGGATAATGATGTGCCAATCAATGAGTCCTCTTGCGTTTCTTGCGGGCATTGTTCAACCGTCTGCCCATGTAATGCGATGATGGAGAAAGGCATGGTTGGCGAAGCTGGCTTTATGACCGCAATCGAAAAGCCGACCTTGCGTCCGATGATTGAAATCATTAAAGGCGTTGAGACAGGTTATGGCTCTATCCTCACTGTTTCTGATGTCGAATCCGCAATGCGTGACGCTAAGATCAAAAAAACAAAAACTGTATGTACGTACTGCGGTGTCGGCTGCAGCTTCGATGTTTGGACAAAGGGGCGCAAGATTTTGAAGGTCGAACCGCAAGTAGAAGCACCGGCTAACGGCATTTCTACCTGTGTTAAAGGAAAATTTGGCTGGGATTATGTCAACAGCGAGGAACGCCTCACAAAACCATTGATTCGTGAAGGAGACCATTTCCGTGAGGCAGAATGGGAAGAGGCCCTCAATCTCATTGCCTCTAAATTCACAGAAATCAAGGAAGATCATGGCGCTGATGCCTTAAGCTTCATCACCTCCTCCAAATGTACAAATGAGGAATCCTATCTGATGCAGAAGCTCGGGCGTGCCGTCATTGGCACGAATAATATAGACAACTGCTCCCGTTATTGCCAGTCACCTGCGACAGTCGGCTTGTTCCGAACAGTCGGTTATGGCGGAGACTCCGGAAGCATCACAGATATCGCACAGGCAGGATGCGTAATCGTCATTGGCTCTAATACAGCTGAATCCCATCCGGTGCTTGCAACACGCGTGAAACGAGCTCATAAGCTGCATGGCCAAAAACTGATCGTCGCCGACATTCGTAAACACGAAATGGCTGACCGCTCAGATTTATTCGTCCAGCCAAAAGTAGGCTCAGACCTCGTCTGGCTGTCTGCCGTGACAAAATACATCGTTGACCAAGGCTGGGCTGACGAACGTTTCCTTGAAGAGAAGGTAAACGGCCTTGAGGACTATATTGAGAGCATTCAAAAATATACCCTTGATTATGCCGAAGAAGTAACGGGCATCTCGAAAGAAGATTTAATCACCATCGCTAAGACGATTCATGAATCTGACGGCGTATGTGTGCTTTGGGCAATGGGGATTACCCAGCATCTTGGCGGTAGTGATTCAAGCACCGCCATCTCTAACCTATTGCTGATAACAGGGAATTATGCTCGTCCTGGTGCCGGCTCCTACCCGCTGCGCGGTCATAATAATGTTCAAGGGGCAAGTGATTTCGGCAGCATGCCAGACCGATTCCCTGGTTATGAGTTTGTATCTGACCCTGACGTTCGTGCCAAGTATGAACAAGCATGGGGTGTTGAATTAACCGACCGCCCTGGCCTAAATAACCATGATATGATTGAAGCGATTCATGCCGGTTCCTTAAAAGCGATGTATCTAAAAGGCGAGGAAATGGCATTGGTCGATTCCAATATCAATCATGTTCATGCTGCTTTTGAAAAGCTTGACTTCTTCGTTGTACAGGATATTTTCTTATCCAGAACGGCCGAGTTCGCCGATGTCGTTCTCCCAGCCGCACCGAGCCTTGAGAAGGAAGGAACATTCACAAACACAGAACGTCGTATTCAGCGCTTATATCAAGCGATGGAACCGCTCGGCGATTCCAAACCTGATTGGCAGATTATCATGGAAGTAGCCAATAAGCTTGGAGCAGGCTGGAATTATAGTCACCCTAGCGAAATCATGGCAGAGGCAGCTTCCCTGTCACCGCTTTATGCAGGAGTATCCTATGATTTGCTAGAAGACTATAACACCCTGCAATGGCCGGTTGCCCCTGATGGAACTGACACACCGCTCTTGTTTAAGGACCGGTTCCCGTTCCCGGATGGAAAAGCGCGTCTCTTCCCAGTCGAATGGACAAAACCGCTTGAGTTTGACGAGGAATATGATTTGCATATCAATAACGGACGCTTACTGGAGCATTTTCATGAAGGCAATATGACCTATAAATCCAAAGGAATCACATCGAAGACACCACAGGTATTCCTTGAGGTATCACCGGAGCTTGCCGAGGAAAGAGGCCTTAAGGACGGTACCCTTGTCCGTTTGACTTCTCCATACGGCTCAGCAAAAGTGAAATGCCTCATTACAGACCGGGTCAAAGGAAAGGAAGTTTATCTCCCATTAAATGATTCAGGAGACGGGGCAATCAATCTATTAACATCCAGCTTTGCTGACAAGGACACAGACACACCAGCCTACAAGGAAATATCAGCGAAGATGGAAGTAATCAGCTACGATGGCGACAGTCCGCTTCCGCGCATCAACCATCGGAACGGAAACCCTAACCCGCAAAAAGGGGTGGAAGTAGAGCGTAAATGGGCACGTAAGGATTATATCTTCCCTGGAGACCTAGCGAAAGTGGGGCGGAAAAATAATGGCTAAGGCTATCAAAAATGTCCACAAGATTGAAATGACAGCAGAGGAAAAACGAGCACAGGATCTACGCGAAATTGAAACAGCTCTTTTAGATAACAAGGATGCCATTCTTGAGACGATTGACCTGCTGAAGCATATGAATAACCGCGGTGCCCTAACGATGGCCACAAGTTTATTTGCAGAGGGGGACAAAGTGCTTTACACCCTTGTCAAAGCGCTCGACAACCCGGAAGCAACCAACCTTTTAAAGAACATGCTCCTATTGGTCGGCGTCCTAGGCACAATCAATGTCAAGCAGCTTGAACCATTCGTAGTGAAATTAAATGCCGGTGTCGCTCGAATGGCCGAGAATAAAGAACAGGAAAAGCCAATCAGTTATCTTGGTTTTGCCAAAACCCTAAAGGATCCAGAAGTCAATCGCGCCGTCGGTCTATTACTTGATTTCCTGCGCGGAATGGGACAGGATACAGAAGATCTCGAACGAAATACCCAGCCGCCTGAGGAGCAGGCCATTCAAAAAGATAGAACACGTGATTATGACGGCAATATGCATAAACGGGATTAAATCGTTAGCGGCTGTCCTGCAAAGCCCACTTTCAAGGGATTTGCAGGACAGCCTTTTTTGGTCTGACTAAATGATTATCTTTTGTTTATCCAAACAAAAAAGCGAAGGATTACTCCTCCACTTCAACTAAATGATGCTGGAATGCATAAATCACGGCCTGCGTCCGGTCTTGTACCTGTAATTTGGACAGGATATTACTTACATGGGTCTTGACCGTTTTTATGGCAATAAACAACTCATCCGCGATTTCCTGATTCGATTTCCCCTTCGCCATTAGCAGCAGGATTTCCCTTTCCCTGCTTGTCAATTCCTCATGCAACGCTTGTGTTTTTGGCTTTCTGAGCTTGGCCATTAATTTATCGGTCACTTCAGGCTCCAGGACGGTTTGGCCTTTATAAGTATCTCTTATGGAATTGGCAATCTCGCTTGCCTTCGATGTTTTCAGCATATAGCTGATAGCTCCTGCCTCTAAGGCAGGATAAACCTTCTCGTCATCTATGAAGCTTGTGACGATGATAATTTTAGCTTCTGGCCATTTAGCGATAATCCGCTTAGTTGCCTCAATCCCGTCCACCTCAGGCATGACTAGGTCCATTAAAATTATGTCCGGCCGCAAAGAAAGCGCGAGAGCAACCCCTTCCTCGCCGGTCCCCGCCTCACCTGCCACTTCAATGTCTGACAGAGAGGATAAATAGGCAGAGACACCAATCCTCACCATCTCATGGTCATCTATTAATAATACCTTTATCATTTGCTATCACCCATTTTCACGATTGGAACCCGTACTTCCACACGTGTCCCTTGATTTGGAAAAGATATAATCTTGAAGGTGCCGCCAATCTCAAGAGCCCGCTCACGCATATTGTCCATTCCATACGAGCCTGCCTTCGCTGTATTTATGTCAAAGCCCTTGCCATCATCAATGACTCTCAGAATCACCATTTGCTCATGCTTGACAATATATACGTCGAGTCTGCTCGCCTTCGCATGGCGCAGCGTATTCGAGACCGATTCCTGAAGGATTCGGAAGAGATGGTCCTCAACCCCCTTCTCTAACAGCAAATCATCGACATTCCAATAAACCTCGAACGGCACCTTTTGCTTCAGCTCATATAAGAGATTTTCTACCCCTTCTTTCAGGCTTTTATCCTTTAGCTGCACCGGGCGAAGATGCATAAGAAGCGCACGCATTTCAAGCTGGGACTGCTGAATCATCCCCTCTGTAAGCTTCAGTTGCTTTGAGCGCCATTCACTAGATTCATCAGGGGATTCATTGATGGCAGAGATCAGCATCGAGGCAGCAAAAAGCTGCTGGCTGACGGAATCATGCAATTCCCTTGCCAGCCTGTTCCGCTCCTCCTTCACCATGCTTTGAACGAGTTTTTCCTGCTCCTCCGTCTTCTCGGTGGCAAGTATTTGTGTTCGC
This genomic interval carries:
- a CDS encoding IS3 family transposase, with translation MYYYNDYYQWNLKKMTPVQFRDHLLIA
- a CDS encoding MFS transporter, whose amino-acid sequence is MSEQVQHGVSQNAVKEKIWTRDFILICIANFLIFLGFQMTLPTISLFVKELGGSDQLIGFVVGIFTFSALLIRPFAGQALETRGRRLVYIGGLIVIILTVGTFGFLASIALLFIMRIMQGFGWGCLTTASGTVASDVVPSTRRGEGLGYFGLSGNLAMAIGPSIGLALVVLIPFNQFFLICAILPALALLAASQIHFKKGEVKKVSSSRKFWDLYEISSLKPSILAFFITFTFGGIATFLPLYTAQKGVEGIQYYFLVYAVSVMLTRTFAGQLYDRKGHKAVFLPGTLLMVIAMFLLSWLPGTAGLLIAAFLYGFGFGSVQPALQAWAIDQAPANRKGMANATFYSFFDLGIGIGAISFGQIAHSFGYGSIYATAGISVLIAMILYVILTRKKTV
- the fdhD gene encoding formate dehydrogenase accessory sulfurtransferase FdhD, producing MDENVIRKQTITKYMDGKLEEKVDEIAVEFPFTIHVNGEEFATMVCTPSHLDELLLGFLASEGIIRSRADILDFHIDEGKDFCYVTLHNKAPFSQRETGKRFIGSCCGKSRQFYYQVDVKTAKTSYSKVTISPKECIRMMTELQDGSTLFKGTGGVHNAALFLGSDLIVARSDIGRHNALDKLLGYCLIHHIPVRDGVIAFSGRISSEVLLKAAKIGVGIILSKSAPTDLAIELANDLNITAIGFIRGSSFNVYSHPERVKESMKQTSSQ
- the fdhF gene encoding formate dehydrogenase subunit alpha, which encodes MSNNQVKINGVDVELKAEQTVLQLLSDSSIEIPSVCYHPSLGPIETCDTCIVNVNGELVRSCSTNVKPGDVIDTTSKEVKKAQVIGMDRILHKHELYCTVCDYNNGGCEVHNTVKEMKINHQSTPFEPKPYQEDNSHPYYRYDPDQCILCGRCVEACQDVQVTETLSIDWERDKPRVIWDNDVPINESSCVSCGHCSTVCPCNAMMEKGMVGEAGFMTAIEKPTLRPMIEIIKGVETGYGSILTVSDVESAMRDAKIKKTKTVCTYCGVGCSFDVWTKGRKILKVEPQVEAPANGISTCVKGKFGWDYVNSEERLTKPLIREGDHFREAEWEEALNLIASKFTEIKEDHGADALSFITSSKCTNEESYLMQKLGRAVIGTNNIDNCSRYCQSPATVGLFRTVGYGGDSGSITDIAQAGCVIVIGSNTAESHPVLATRVKRAHKLHGQKLIVADIRKHEMADRSDLFVQPKVGSDLVWLSAVTKYIVDQGWADERFLEEKVNGLEDYIESIQKYTLDYAEEVTGISKEDLITIAKTIHESDGVCVLWAMGITQHLGGSDSSTAISNLLLITGNYARPGAGSYPLRGHNNVQGASDFGSMPDRFPGYEFVSDPDVRAKYEQAWGVELTDRPGLNNHDMIEAIHAGSLKAMYLKGEEMALVDSNINHVHAAFEKLDFFVVQDIFLSRTAEFADVVLPAAPSLEKEGTFTNTERRIQRLYQAMEPLGDSKPDWQIIMEVANKLGAGWNYSHPSEIMAEAASLSPLYAGVSYDLLEDYNTLQWPVAPDGTDTPLLFKDRFPFPDGKARLFPVEWTKPLEFDEEYDLHINNGRLLEHFHEGNMTYKSKGITSKTPQVFLEVSPELAEERGLKDGTLVRLTSPYGSAKVKCLITDRVKGKEVYLPLNDSGDGAINLLTSSFADKDTDTPAYKEISAKMEVISYDGDSPLPRINHRNGNPNPQKGVEVERKWARKDYIFPGDLAKVGRKNNG
- a CDS encoding DUF1641 domain-containing protein; its protein translation is MAKAIKNVHKIEMTAEEKRAQDLREIETALLDNKDAILETIDLLKHMNNRGALTMATSLFAEGDKVLYTLVKALDNPEATNLLKNMLLLVGVLGTINVKQLEPFVVKLNAGVARMAENKEQEKPISYLGFAKTLKDPEVNRAVGLLLDFLRGMGQDTEDLERNTQPPEEQAIQKDRTRDYDGNMHKRD
- a CDS encoding response regulator, producing MIKVLLIDDHEMVRIGVSAYLSSLSDIEVAGEAGTGEEGVALALSLRPDIILMDLVMPEVDGIEATKRIIAKWPEAKIIIVTSFIDDEKVYPALEAGAISYMLKTSKASEIANSIRDTYKGQTVLEPEVTDKLMAKLRKPKTQALHEELTSREREILLLMAKGKSNQEIADELFIAIKTVKTHVSNILSKLQVQDRTQAVIYAFQHHLVEVEE
- a CDS encoding sensor histidine kinase, with protein sequence MSIVKRQILICLTIAVIVVIIMAGAYYYVFTPSHWKPFYEKEIYHIPFILFVPSVAIVIGLLFGIASGLFYKSEIKSLDETIYKMKKGETIEYAKEPKITDIREAAEKLAGVQSTMLEQVRRTQILATEKTEEQEKLVQSMVKEERNRLARELHDSVSQQLFAASMLISAINESPDESSEWRSKQLKLTEGMIQQSQLEMRALLMHLRPVQLKDKSLKEGVENLLYELKQKVPFEVYWNVDDLLLEKGVEDHLFRILQESVSNTLRHAKASRLDVYIVKHEQMVILRVIDDGKGFDINTAKAGSYGMDNMRERALEIGGTFKIISFPNQGTRVEVRVPIVKMGDSK